The region TCGCCGCCGTTTCATCCTCGGTGTAGTATTCTGTTTCGCGTTCCGGCGTTTCGTCGTTTTTCTGCGCGATTATGCCGCCGTTTTTGTCGCGGCGTACGACGAAGGCTTCACCGCTTTCCGCGTCTGCGAGATAATAGGCTTCGGTCGTGTAGTCGAGGGAGAGGGCTATGCCCGCGAGCGGGTACGTCCGCCCCTCGGCATCGGTTATTTCCGCCCATTCGCCGTCGATTTTGCCGCGCAGCTCCGTCAGCCATTCCTGACTGGTCTTGGAGAGTCCCGCTTCGTTCATACGGAAGACCATGTCTATTTCGCGCGCGCCGCCTTTGTAGGTGAAGCGGCGGAAGGGGCCGACCCGGTCGAGTGTTTCGATGTTGAATATAGCCTTTATCCTGTCGAGCTTTTCTTTATCGAGGACTATGCAGTCTATTTGGCGCAGCTTCGCTTCGGCGTCAGCGTCGAGCCCTTCCTGGAGATCGGCGTCGTAGTCCGGGTTTATCCAGTGGAATTCCATTTCTTCGAGCGTGCGCCCTTCTTCTATCTCGCGGCGCAGCGTCGTGAATTCATAGTCGCCCGGTACGAGTTCAAGCCCGCGCGCGGCGGCCTCGAGCGCTCCGGCTTTGTCGCCGAAATGCGCGCGCAGTTTGCCCGCGGTCAGCCAGCCCCACGGGTAGGACGGCTCTTCGACAAGCCCTTTTTCCGTGTATTCGCGCGCTTTTTCAAGCTGTCCGGTGTACATGAGCGCGCAGGCGTAGCGGTAGTACCACGCTCCGCAGCCTTTCGCGTTTTTCTCCGACGCCGGCATACGCTCCGCGACGGACCAGTATGCGCCGTATTGGTCGAGGTTGTTGTAGATATAGGCGTACCAGAGCGCGATTTGCAGGTCTTCCGCCGCCTGTTCCTCGGTGAAGCGCCCTTCCTTTATCCCGGATTCTATGAAATCGTCGAGAAACTGCATCCCGCGTCCGAAGTAGCTCCGCGCTCCGTCGTCCGCGAGATAGTATTCGAGCATCGCGACGTCGTCTTCGCCGAGCAGGCTAGGCGCGCCGCGCCGCGTTTCGTCTTCGGTTCCGCCGTCGTCCGCGCCGTCAGGCCGGAGTGTTTCGTCCATCGTAAAAATCCCCGCTTTCGCAGTTTTTGGGCCGGCTTGCGCCGCCGCGGATATTATATGACGGAAAGGCGAATGTTATAAACGTAATATTTTTATCAAAAAAAAACTGCGGTTACAATCGCAGCAGCGCGACTCCTAGCGGCATTGCGGCGATGCCTGCGAGCTGGGGCGCGGAGACGCGGCGGCGCGGCGCTCCGAGCCAGCCGCGCAGTTCCATGCAGAGGCTCAGAGACATCTGCCCGAAGATCAGCGACATGAAGAAAGCTTCCGCGCCTATGCGCGGAATCAGCCACGAGTTGCCGCAGATGGCGAGCGCGCCGCAGAAGCCGCCCAGCCGCATCCACCACGGGCCGCCGCGGAAGGCCGCGCGGACGTTCCGCAGTCTTCCGGTCGCGGCGCAGAAGAGTGCGTCGGCGCAGACCGCGATGACGAAGGACGACGAGGCCGCGCGCACCGCCGAGCCGAGCGCCGTCCCGAGCGTCCCGTATACCGCGCCTATCGTGGCCGGCATGCACCCCGCGGCGGCTCCGGCGGCCTGCCACGGCAGCGCGGAAGGGCTGCGCCCGCCTCCGTTTCGCGCGCTTTCCCTTATGTACGGGGCCGCCGCCGCGGCTATCGCCCCAGCCGTCACCAGCGCGGCCGCAAAGGCGCGCGCCGGGGTAATCGCAGCGCGAGCCGCGCCGAAGAGGCCGAAATGGTCTATGACTAGGCTGAAAAGCACCTGCCCGAGCATCGGAAGCAGCGAGGCCTGAAGCTGCCCCAGCGTCTTGAAAAGCTGTATCGAGGCGGCTATCGTGAAGAGCGCGACGACGCCGCCCGTCCAGCTCCACCACGGGGCGGCCGCGAGCTCGCCCGCCGAAGGCAGCGGCGAAAGCCCGACGGCGGCCTCCGCCGCTAGCAGCAGCGCGGCGGAGACTGTGAAGGATATGAGAGTCACAGCGGCGACGTCGCCGGCGTTTTGCTCGTTTTTGCAGATCATAGAGAAGCAGGCGAAACGTCGGCGCGGGGGCAAAGTTTGAGGATATACTTGATTAACTTCTCCTAGAAAATCTATGTTGCCCCGCAAATTCTGCGTGCGAGGCTTCCGTCCTATACTCAATAGCCTCCGTCGCCTCTATACCGCTTCATTCAGCCTCGGGCCGGGGATGGAGATTCCCTTGGAGGGGCCGCCCCGCTTTATCGGGCGCAGGACATTTCCGGGGCGGGTTCTCATGAAGATTGCCGGAATGACGTAAATGTTTGCTGTTTTAGTTGATTCAGTATATAAAAAACGCGGCGGGACGTGAAGCCCCGCCGCGTTCCGTTTTTTGCTTTTACGCGCGTTTCGCGCCGCTTACCTCGCCGGCTCGAGCGACGGCTCAGGCAGGCGGAAGTCGGCAACGAGCTCCTGCATGAGCTCCTTTACCTTCATTATCGATTTTACCTTCGAGACATTCGTCCCGCAGAAGAAGAGGCCGTTTTCCCAGTCGCCGCGGTAGGCGCTGACGAGCGCGTCGGCTATGCAGAACGTCTCGTGCTGTAATTTGCAGATGCAGTGCGAGAGGCAGCCGGCGCGGCAGCTCATTTTTTCGAGCGTGTTCGAGAAGTAGCGCTCGAGCAGAGGGCTCATTATCGCGCGGCCGGGCAGCCCGCATGGGCTTTTCAGAAGCACGACGTCCTTGTCGGTCGCCTCGACGTAGGCCTCCTTGAAGCGGTCGGAGGCGTCGCCCTCCTCGGTGGCTGCGAAGCGCGTGCCCATCTGGACGCCGCTCGCGCCCATCTCTATCGCATCGTCGATGTCGCTTGCGTCCCATATTCCGCCCGCCGCGATTACCGGGATGTTGAGGCCGAGGTCGCGGATGTATTTCACGAGGGCCGGGACGACCTCGCGCAGCGAGAATTTCCCGTCGAGAGCCTCGTCTTCGTTGCGCGCGCCGAGGTGTCCGCCCGCCGTGTTCGGCGTTTCGACGACGAAAGCGTCCGGGATGCGGCTGTAGTGCTTGAGCCAGCGGTTGAGAATGAGCCCCGCGGCCTTGACGCTGCTGACTATCGGGACGAGCGCCGTGTTCGGGTGGCCTTCCGCGAGCTGCGGCAGCTTGAGCGGCAGCCCCGCGCCGGAGATGATGACGTCCGCGCCCGCCTCGCAGGATGTGCGCACGAGATCCTCGTAGTCGCTGAGCGCGCACATGCAGTTGACGGCGATGACGCCACCGTTCGAGGCTTCCTTCGCCTCCTT is a window of Cloacibacillus sp. An23 DNA encoding:
- a CDS encoding suppressor of fused domain protein, which produces MDETLRPDGADDGGTEDETRRGAPSLLGEDDVAMLEYYLADDGARSYFGRGMQFLDDFIESGIKEGRFTEEQAAEDLQIALWYAYIYNNLDQYGAYWSVAERMPASEKNAKGCGAWYYRYACALMYTGQLEKAREYTEKGLVEEPSYPWGWLTAGKLRAHFGDKAGALEAAARGLELVPGDYEFTTLRREIEEGRTLEEMEFHWINPDYDADLQEGLDADAEAKLRQIDCIVLDKEKLDRIKAIFNIETLDRVGPFRRFTYKGGAREIDMVFRMNEAGLSKTSQEWLTELRGKIDGEWAEITDAEGRTYPLAGIALSLDYTTEAYYLADAESGEAFVVRRDKNGGIIAQKNDETPERETEYYTEDETAAITAHIEKYYGKIKTISHDNNPGGVCADICIIPPSIERDYYTLVTCGAGAHVMDLPEELKDSDMSRAELMICLPKDWKISDGGDVWQWPANVLRWIAEIASEPDTWIGWGHTIGGGRAFSRDTELCAAFLAAPQNVKKEAFRAALPGGEKVCFYLVIPIYQEELDYKTAHGADGLSSRLADAGTSFVVDPRRPNTCDGGADEIPPELMDDAEWHLKDLRGKNLPLDEITAYGHMAIYLRWCIERGLMSADFTRKYGNVMKQVLEGEKTDLREFVRGELGGRLLHTLFDETGDAFAWSYYDYSDTDEPFYPKDVDDYAERCFGKERCESGEMQDEEYLFVPFDENYYKALAEIISRRFDDWASERRGGAEK
- a CDS encoding DMT family transporter; translated protein: MICKNEQNAGDVAAVTLISFTVSAALLLAAEAAVGLSPLPSAGELAAAPWWSWTGGVVALFTIAASIQLFKTLGQLQASLLPMLGQVLFSLVIDHFGLFGAARAAITPARAFAAALVTAGAIAAAAAPYIRESARNGGGRSPSALPWQAAGAAAGCMPATIGAVYGTLGTALGSAVRAASSSFVIAVCADALFCAATGRLRNVRAAFRGGPWWMRLGGFCGALAICGNSWLIPRIGAEAFFMSLIFGQMSLSLCMELRGWLGAPRRRVSAPQLAGIAAMPLGVALLRL
- a CDS encoding nitronate monooxygenase family protein, which produces MAIKNKELPALKIGEHQPKYPIIQGGMGIMVSGPRLATAVAAAGGIGTIASVGLAASSDDFDLSLGPKEISGRNQQILARYVKEAKEASNGGVIAVNCMCALSDYEDLVRTSCEAGADVIISGAGLPLKLPQLAEGHPNTALVPIVSSVKAAGLILNRWLKHYSRIPDAFVVETPNTAGGHLGARNEDEALDGKFSLREVVPALVKYIRDLGLNIPVIAAGGIWDASDIDDAIEMGASGVQMGTRFAATEEGDASDRFKEAYVEATDKDVVLLKSPCGLPGRAIMSPLLERYFSNTLEKMSCRAGCLSHCICKLQHETFCIADALVSAYRGDWENGLFFCGTNVSKVKSIMKVKELMQELVADFRLPEPSLEPAR